TCTTGAATTACAAACATCCCGAGCGAAGGTAGACAGTTGGAACAAATGCAAAAAGTTTgccaaatatacatataattacataagaaaacattatattaaacatgttgtACATCTAAACCCTCGATTTgccaaaagaataaaaacaaaatcccTTTTCATCCACAAGTATACGTAAATCAAATTCCAAAACCGTATCATAATTAATAACTCCCTGCTATATCAAAAGCATTTATCAAATAGACTGGAAAGCACATATGAAtcgataaaaatgaaaacactcTATTACCCAAAATATGTAACAACATTGAATATATGTAAATTCAGCTTAAGAAAGTTATTcatacacaaataataatacttcataTAGATAAAGCTTTTTATACAGttaaaacaagaatatatatttatgtataagtaAGTATTAGGCTTCACAAACATTCTTCAATGACAGACACGTAATTATGGTCGCCAAAGATGTTCGGTCGGAATCCGTATTAAAAGCATTCTAATTTCCAGTCATTATTTTGACTTTCTCTGTTGTTGATAACACATGTGTATAATTGTCCTTAATTTCGGAactttagtttaaacaaaaatgttaaagtcgaatacaaaaatctaaaatgaCAACCTAATTCTAAGGCAGTCACCCGAATCCATGCCAAAACAATATGTAGTTTCAGCACAAACTACaatcacattttaaacatgtttgcagTCGATTTCTATTTAGAATAGCATGGTACGaattacatgaaaacaaaatttccTTTGTCAAGGGCCGTTTTTAAGGTGAAAATACAGAGAATCATTTGAAACCTTAATTTCAAAGGTTCCCTTTTTCCGTTCGTTAATACTACTCTGTGTACTTCACCACCTTCAATTATGTTTCATCGCCTGGTAATTTGGACTTTTGTATTCAGACATTGGTGCCAGCTTTAAGACTACCTATTATGCAGAAAAATAGCCATTAAATAAAGCTAAACTTTAATGcttaatgattattatttgtatGATAAATCAACACCTTCGTCACAAAGTAATTCGTATTAAGATATTTATGTCACATGTTATGCGTTATCATCTCGTAGGATGTTGAAGTTCCCATGGTTGGGACGTCAAGCTCAGAATATGTAGAATCTTTCTCACCTCTGAAGAAATAAAGTACTTTGttctaaattttgtaaaggttttgtaaacattttggtaaaattgcGTTGGATTTATCttaacacacacaaacacacgcatacacgcacacacacacgcacacacgcacacacgcgcacacacgcgcgcgcacacacacacacacacacacacacacacacacgagcAGAAAAAAACTTAATTGAAAGTATATTCATGTATACCTTTTAGCTTCAGCTGTCGTCGTTTCAAAGACTTGTTTCGAGGCTTCAATGAAATATAGAGAACGCTATGTaagtgatatataattttataacttCATAGTAACAGTTTATTAGTAAAAAAGTCAATGCTAGCTGTTTAAATCTTGGCATTCACGAATAGTAATACTATTTATACCGCATGTATGAGTTTGCTCACATTAATTAGAAACTACATTAAgaacttttaattttattttgtgatcTCACCTTCTTTCTGAAAGTACTATTAAACCATAAGCCATGCAACACCACCCTCAAGCGCAAAATAAAGCACTACCGCTATAACCACAAAGAAGCCGAGTAGTAAGGAAAATGCATGAACGACTTACCTCTACCACGGCGAACTTTAACAATAAGGCACGCAGCACCAAACCCGAGCGCCACACCAAGTACGAACGCTCCAGAAATCCCACCAAGCAGTGCAGCGGATCCAAATGATGAAACACctcctttttttaataaatttaaattctttatttttcaatatttaaattgatgttGATCATTATATTAAGAtgcatgtattaattataactaaaaatgtttttatatgagAGCTTAACGGCAAAAATTCGTAATCCAAAATTTATCTCGGATAATATTTATTCtctaaaaataacttaaacaaaagtgaaaataattagTGAAGCCtgctttatttatatacttCAGAAATAAAAGAAACGATGCATGATACTAATTCTATCTAAAGATGTATGGAAACATTTgatgatttaacattttttacccaATTCATTAAAACACcatgcactttatacagaaggGAAGGCACACTAATACAGAAGGGTTAGCCAATTAATATAGAAGGATATTACTAATCATTCTGTTTTTAGagaaagaaatacaatttaacaCGGTTTTACCGTTTTGTTCAAGCGTTTGAAAGTTCATCTCATCAGAAGTGTTGCTTCGACCCAAGACATTGTACACCGTGACGCGCAACACATACGATGTGGATGCTTTTAGGTTGTTTAAAGAAGCTCTCATGTTGGTGTTATTATTGACAAACTCTGATACTTCATGTTTCTCCCATTCGTTTGTATTTCCTTGAAGTTCCATGGCAACAGAAAGCTCTAAACCTCCTGTGTAAAGCTGATTCCATTTCAAGGTCGCTGCATCATGTGTAACGTCTTTTACTTGAATGTTATACGGCGGTCCTGGAATGCCTTTAAAGAAATAGAATTTAGAGACAAAATCTGGAGGGGTTACAAAACCATAATTGAGTCCATACATCAATACATCCTTTATTCGTTTCTTTTTTAACAGgcattgttaatatattattgcgaaaacaatataatgaattcgacttgtatatatttaaaaaaagttttatttgtatcaacTAAAATGACAAAGAGAAAAGAAATCAAGGTTGTGAAATTAGAAGTAAAAATACAAGCTCAACCTAACACAATAATTGAAATTTTTCAAAcgatattaaaaaaagaaaaaaaggaaacaatTGTATGTATTTCCTTACCGATTATTGCCAGAAGCAAAGAATTGCTCGATCTTACTTCGTTTACTACGTTTCTTGCAAGACAATATATTCTCGTACCGCTTTCAGAAGGCTTGGCTTTGTATGTAAAAAAGCTGACTGTTATACCATTTTGAAACTGATTTTCGACGCTCACATCAATATCATTTGCAATAAGTTTGTCATCGGTCTTGTTATCATTGGTTGCATTGTCTAAAAACCATTCAAACGTTGCTTTTGGTATACCATCTAAACACTCGCACTTGACAATAAGCTCTTCGTTGTCTTGTAAGACGACCACGTCTTTTGTTGGTGAAGAAATAAATACTGCATCGATCGGAACTAAAACGTACAGTAAATATGATTCGGCCCGTTGtcaatttgataaatttaaagaTTCATAAAAGGACTATGTATAATGTGTATACAATTGCATGGATTATATCTATTCCTTGCTCGGGTAATAACTGCAATTTTTCAAGCCTAACCACGATATCACGAACATACTTTAACTAATCCAAACCGAAACTCAATTTACCATATACgagaatattattatttaaaatattctatatgttttaacTCTTTGTAGATGCTCATTTTGCAATAGAATGTGTTAAGACACGAAGTTAATATTCCAAAGATAAATAACTCTGCAGCCAAAAAAGTATATGATCTTTTGGGTTCTgctcaatttcattttatgctGCAGAATATTTTTTCAATGGAATAAAGACTTAAGTTATTAATCTATATTCTCTATGCGAAACTTTTAAAAAGAGTTAAACGTAGAAAAATCCATATTAAGTGGTCAAATCCTAAGATTGAGATTGGAAAATGGCATGAGTATTTCCGTGATATTAATGCCTGGTCTAATAGGAGTTTCGGGTGACAGTGTACATTAGTAGTATTCTTACCGTGAACATTAACAGCAAAGGTAAAGGTGGTAGAGCCAATTACTTCTTGTTCATCGGTTGGTTTCAAAGTATTTTCCGCAGAGCATGTGAAGTTCCCACTCGTATCGGTTGCAATCTTGCTTAAACGGAGGGTAGGACCAGAGTAAGTTCCTCCAGGGTACGTCCACGTCAGAAAAGGTGGTGGATTACCATCAGCTGAACATAAAATGGTGAGATCCTGACCTTCCCGTATGTATATACTTTCATTAACCATTGAGCTGTTGAATTGACACGTTGGAGTACTTGGACCATCTGGAAGGTGTAGATATTGATAGAGAAAGACAAGGAGAcagaatgaataaaatacattacacttgtttttttttattggttaaGGTTTCAAAGACAATAGAAGCAACAGGGACAAGTCAGGTTACCTGATATCTAACGAATATATTGTGTTAAAGGCACAAGGGTCAAGGCCAAGTCTTAGGAAAACACATTCATCGTGCACAACTTGATTCAACtttgtataaagaaaaaaaatgtctcaGTCCAGAGAGGTAACCTTTTCACACTACACACATTTATGTTCTACTTACACAAAATATCCAAAACTGCCTTTGCAGAATATATGTCAGGACCTCCGTTATTAGCAAGACAAAACAGTCTCATTCCATGGTCATGTTTCGTTGGTTGAAATTGTAGAACGCTTCTTGTAACTTCGTTCAGTTGACTTGATGTTGATAGAGGTGTAAGCTCAATGTCGTCAGCAATGTTATCGATAGTTCTGTTGTCTTTAAACCATCGTACTGTAGCGTATGGGCTACCAATGGATGTCTCACATTCAAACTGATAGCTGGTGTTTTCAATAACCGACACCGGATTGTTCGTCGGGTTGAGATTCACATATGTTATGGGAGCTAAAGAAAACAATTTGgtagaaaaataaacatattttataaaaatgtataattaccCGCATTGTTCTCCTTAAGGAGGACTTTGAATGTTAAAGacatataaattgtatacttatatatgACCCAAATTAAATagattatattgtttattttgagaacaaaaatacaaacctGCAATAGTTAGGTTAATCATTTTAGAATCTCCAGTCTCTATCGATCTACAGGTGTACAATCCAGCCATTGTTTGTATGAAACGTTTAATGGTCAGATAGTTCTCGTTGTAACTGTCACTAGAAGTGTTTTTTGATGTAATGTAGTCAGTACTTATAACaaggcaatttaaaatactaTATAGTCCGAGATAACTACTGTCCCTAAGGAATTCTATACCATACGTCTGTTTTTGAGATAAACACTTAAAAAGAACTGCACTGCCTTCTTTAACAGACGTTGTGTTTACTTCAAATGATATTATATCTGAAAGGGAAATGCACACAGTAATTAAAAAAGACATTCATATTCGTTAAATATTGCCGGCAATTAACGTCATTTTACCATGattattgtgtaaatttacAACGGAACGAGAACGCAGCACTCGAATTATCTTTTTAAGATGTATCATGAAAGAAACAACTATAATAACTTATGTATGGAGGcatttgtgttttataaagttgcaactcattatttaaatcataattcTCAATTAATTTCCGTATCTCAATTAGTTTCTAGTACACTGTGTGCATGATTTTAATCCATAACCATGTACGT
Above is a genomic segment from Mya arenaria isolate MELC-2E11 chromosome 2, ASM2691426v1 containing:
- the LOC128219058 gene encoding carcinoembryonic antigen-related cell adhesion molecule 5-like isoform X1, with amino-acid sequence MEYLIYAWNFFYCINAVISSDIISFEVNTTSVKEGSAVLFKCLSQKQTYGIEFLRDSSYLGLYSILNCLVISTDYITSKNTSSDSYNENYLTIKRFIQTMAGLYTCRSIETGDSKMINLTIAAPITYVNLNPTNNPVSVIENTSYQFECETSIGSPYATVRWFKDNRTIDNIADDIELTPLSTSSQLNEVTRSVLQFQPTKHDHGMRLFCLANNGGPDIYSAKAVLDILYGPSTPTCQFNSSMVNESIYIREGQDLTILCSADGNPPPFLTWTYPGGTYSGPTLRLSKIATDTSGNFTCSAENTLKPTDEQEVIGSTTFTFAVNVHVPIDAVFISSPTKDVVVLQDNEELIVKCECLDGIPKATFEWFLDNATNDNKTDDKLIANDIDVSVENQFQNGITVSFFTYKAKPSESGTRIYCLARNVVNEVRSSNSLLLAIIGIPGPPYNIQVKDVTHDAATLKWNQLYTGGLELSVAMELQGNTNEWEKHEVSEFVNNNTNMRASLNNLKASTSYVLRVTVYNVLGRSNTSDEMNFQTLEQNGGVSSFGSAALLGGISGAFVLGVALGFGAACLIVKVRRGRASKQVFETTTAEAKRGEKDSTYSELDVPTMGTSTSYEMITHNM
- the LOC128219058 gene encoding hemicentin-1-like isoform X2, which encodes MEYLIYAWNFFYCINAVISSDIISFEVNTTSVKEGSAVLFKCLSQKQTYGIEFLRDSSYLGLYSILNCLVISTDYITSKNTSSDSYNENYLTIKRFIQTMAGLYTCRSIETGDSKMINLTIAAPITYVNLNPTNNPVSVIENTSYQFECETSIGSPYATVRWFKDNRTIDNIADDIELTPLSTSSQLNEVTRSVLQFQPTKHDHGMRLFCLANNGGPDIYSAKAVLDILYGPSTPTCQFNSSMVNESIYIREGQDLTILCSADGNPPPFLTWTYPGGTYSGPTLRLSKIATDTSGNFTCSAENTLKPTDEQEVIGSTTFTFAVNVHVPIDAVFISSPTKDVVVLQDNEELIVKCECLDGIPKATFEWFLDNATNDNKTDDKLIANDIDVSVENQFQNGITVSFFTYKAKPSESGTRIYCLARNVVNEVRSSNSLLLAIIGPPYNIQVKDVTHDAATLKWNQLYTGGLELSVAMELQGNTNEWEKHEVSEFVNNNTNMRASLNNLKASTSYVLRVTVYNVLGRSNTSDEMNFQTLEQNGGVSSFGSAALLGGISGAFVLGVALGFGAACLIVKVRRGRASKQVFETTTAEAKRGEKDSTYSELDVPTMGTSTSYEMITHNM